The Suncus etruscus isolate mSunEtr1 chromosome 7, mSunEtr1.pri.cur, whole genome shotgun sequence genome includes a window with the following:
- the NEK4 gene encoding serine/threonine-protein kinase Nek4, with amino-acid sequence MPLAAYCYLRAVGRGSYGEVTLVRHRRDGRQYVIKKLNLQNASSRERRAAEQEAQLLSQLKHPNIVTYKESWEGGDGLLYIVMGFCEGGDLYRKLKEQKGRPLPESQVVEWFVQIAMALQYLHEKHILHRDLKTQNVFLTRTNIIKVGDLGIARVLEKHCDMASTLIGTPYYMSPELFSNKPYNYKSDVWALGCCVYEMATLKHAFNAKDMNSLVYRIIEGKLPPMPKDYSPELAELIRSMLSKRPEERPSVRSILRQPYIKRQIVLFLEATKAKTSKNNIKNGDSKAKPVATTVLSGKADSNDEEVPAQQQSPEDSKIHAPGKDRCLLQEKPIVICPLKILTSIKDPTCNAGMSSTPESLATISNVDIDLLPAERRDSSRNGLAQEDQPRCFEASHEPESKGTICQVKERPQDKTEACSQPQKLSSPRSSDDVTGERNVPVKPLQALNKNQKPKDLVEDVQKALGLERRLESSETKDQDAGKCITEKQGGIHPGLQPHRSGSEPSLSRQRRQKKREETEHSGEKGEFQEALPRLLPSLPTAGKVDVTSAQTDAEKQIPVASGPMSCYRSTEVSSSKDHRPLSARERRRLKQSQEDTHPSGPSMRRRASLSAAGSETPREEGEPNPSQRLTSDQSLAQEIKPSHGISEDELSSSTSSTDKSDGDSREGKSHTSEMSDLVQLMTQTLKLDSRESCEELPMSDPVSEFKLHRKYRDTLILHGKVAEETEELHLKELPSAITPGSEKIRRIVEVLRADVIQGLGIQLLEQVYDLLEEEDELEREVRLRDHMGEKYTTYSVKARQLKFFEENVNF; translated from the exons ATGCCCCTGGCCGCCTACTGCTACCTGCGGGCCGTGGGCAGGGGCAGCTACGGGGAAGTGACGCTCGTGAGGCACCGGCGGGACGGCAGGCAG TATGTCATTAAAAAACTGAACCTCCAAAATGCATCGAGCCGAGAGAGGCGAGCTGCTGAACAAGAAGCCCAGCTTTTGTCCCAGCTGAAGCACCCCAACATTGTGACCTACAAGGAGTCGTGGGAAGGAGGAGATGGTCTGCTGTACATCGTCATGGGCTTCTGTGAAGGAGGAGATCTGTACAGAAAACTCAAGGAGCAGAAGGGGCGGCCTTTGCCTGAGAGCCAGGTGGTGGAGTGGTTCGTTCAGATCGCGATGGCTCTGCAG TATTTACATGAAAAGCACATCCTCCACCGAGATCTGAAAACGCAAAATGTCTTCCTAACCAGAACAAACATCATCAAAGTGGGCGACTTAGGAATCGCCCGAGTGTTAGAGAAACACTGTGACATGGCTAGCACCCTTATTGGCACACCCTACTACATGAGCCCGGAATTGTTCTCGAACAAACCCTACAACTATAAG TCTGATGTTTGGGCTCTGGGGTGCTGTGTTTATGAAATGGCCACGCTGAAGCATGCTTTCAATGCAAAAGACATGAATTCTTTAGTTTATCGGATTATTGAAGGCAAG TTGCCACCAATGCCGAAAGATTACAGCCCAGAGCTGGCAGAACTGATAAGATCAATGCTGAGCAAAAGGCCAGAAGAAAGACCATCTGTGCGTAGCATCCTGAGGCAGCCATACATAAAACGCCAGATAGTCTTGTTCTTGGAGGCCACCAAGGC AAAAACgtccaaaaataatattaaaaatggggACTCTAAAGCCAAGCCTGTGGCTACTACGGTGCTTTCTGGAAAGGCTGATTCCAATGATGAAGAGGTCCCTGCGCAGCAACAGTCTCCTGAGGACTCCAAGATACATGCACCG GGTAAAGACAGATGTTTGTTGCAGGAGAAACCCATCGTCATTTGCCCCTTGAAGATACTTACAAGCATTAAGGACCCAACTTGCAATGCCGGCATGAGCAGCACCCCAGAATCACTGGCCACAATCAGCAACGTGGACATTGACCTCTTGCCTGCAGAAAGGAGGGACTCCTCGAGGAATGGCTTAGCCCAGGAGGATCAGCCAAGGTGCTTCGAGGCCTCTCATGAGCCAGAAAGTAAAGGCACAATTTGTCAAGTGAAGGAGAGACCTCAGGATAAGACTGAGGCCTGTTCTCAGCCTCAAAAGCTAAGTTCTCCTCGGTCCTCTGATGATGTCACTGGGGAAAGGAATGTTCCAGTGAAGCCTCTGCAGGccctaaacaaaaaccaaaagccaaaggaCCTGGTAGAAGATGTGCAGAAGGCTCTGGGTTTGGAGAGGAGACTGGAAAGTTCAGAGACAAAG gaTCAAGATGCTGGCAAATGTATTACAGAGAAGCAGGGCGGAATCCACCCAGGCTTACAGCCACACCGCTCCGGCTCTGAACCTTCTTTGTCTCGGCAGCGACGGCAGAAGAAACGAGAAGAGACTGAGCACAGTGGGGAAAAGGGAGAG ttccaAGAGGCTCTTCCTCGACTTTTGCCTTCTCTTCCTACTGCTGGAAAAGTGGACGTCACATCAGCACAGACGGACGCTGAGAAGCAGATTCCGGTGGCCTCTGGGCCTATGAGCTGTTACAGAAGCACTGAGGTCTCTTCATCAAAG GATCATCGACCATTATCAGCCAGAGAGAGGAGGAGACTGAAGCAGTCACAAGAAGACACACACCCCTCAG GCCCTTCAATGAGGAGAAGAGCTTCTCTGAGTGCAGCAGGGTCAGAGACCCCCCGAGAGGAAGGAGAGCCCAACCCTTCGCAGAGGCTGACTTCCGACCAAAGCCTCGCTCAG GAAATAAAGCCCTCTCACGGTATCTCTGAGGACGAGTTAAGTTCTTCTACAAGTTCAACAGATAAATCGGATGGAGATTCCAGGGAAGG GAAAAGTCATACTAGTGAAATGAGTGACTTGGTACAATTGATGACTCAGACCCTAAAACTGGACTCCAGAGAGAGCTGTGAAGAGCTGCCAATGTCAGATCCAGTGTCTGAATTTAAACTTCACCGGAAGTATCGGGACACACTGATACTGCATGGCAAAGTTGCAGAAGAGACAGAGGAGCTTCACTTGAAAGAACTACCTTCAG CTATCACGCCAGGTTCTGAAAAGATCCGAAGAATAGTTGAAGTCTTGAGAGCTGATGTAATTCAAGGCCTGGGAATTCAGCTCTTAGAGCAGGTCTATGATCTGTTGGAAGAGGAGGATGAATTGGAGAGAGAG GTACGTTTACGGGATCATATGGGTGAAAAGTATACGACTTACAGTGTGAAAGCTCGCCAGTTgaaattttttgaagaaaatgtgAATTTTTGA